A genomic window from Quercus lobata isolate SW786 chromosome 10, ValleyOak3.0 Primary Assembly, whole genome shotgun sequence includes:
- the LOC115965411 gene encoding protein FAR1-RELATED SEQUENCE 5 isoform X1: protein MDSDEGARVESSAGAELAAYEGDTVLEPYEGMEFESEDSAKIFYDEYARRLGFVMRVMSCRRSERDGKILARRLGCNKEGHCVSIRGKFGPVRKPRPSTREGCKAMIHVKYDKSGKWVITKFVKDHNHPLVVSPREARQTMDEKDKKIQELTAELRNKKRLCATYQEQLNAFMKMVEEHSEQISKKVQNVVDNLKEFESIEQDLLRHR from the exons A TGGATTCTGATGAGGGGGCCAGAGTGGAGAGTTCTGCTGGAGCTGAGTTGGCTGCATATGAAGGAGATACAGTTCTAGAACCATATGAGGGTATGGAATTTGAATCTGAAGATTCTGCCAAGATATTCTATGATGAGTATGCACGGCGGCTAGGATTCGTTATGCGAGTGATGTCTTGCCGTCGCTCTGAAAGAGATGGGAAGATTCTTGCTCGCCGGCTTGGATGTAATAAGGAGGGCCACTGTGTTAGCATTCGTGGTAAGTTTGGGCCAGTTAGAAAGCCACGGCCAAGCACAAGGGAAGGTTGTAAGGCAATGATTCATGTAAAATATGATAAGTCTGGAAAATGGGTGATCACAAAATTTGTAAAGGACCATAATCATCCACTTGTGGTGTCCCCACGTGAAGCTCGCCAAACAATG GatgaaaaggataaaaaaatccAGGAATTGACTGCAGAGCTGCGGAATAAGAAACGGTTATGTGCAACATACCAAGAACAGCTAAATGCATTCATGAAAATGGTTGAAGAGCATAGTGAACAGATATCCAAGAAAGTTCAAAATGTAGTTGACAATCTTAAAGAATTTGAGTCCATAGAGCAAGATCTTCTTCGCCATAGATAG
- the LOC115965411 gene encoding protein FAR1-RELATED SEQUENCE 5 isoform X2 — MEFESEDSAKIFYDEYARRLGFVMRVMSCRRSERDGKILARRLGCNKEGHCVSIRGKFGPVRKPRPSTREGCKAMIHVKYDKSGKWVITKFVKDHNHPLVVSPREARQTMDEKDKKIQELTAELRNKKRLCATYQEQLNAFMKMVEEHSEQISKKVQNVVDNLKEFESIEQDLLRHR; from the exons ATGGAATTTGAATCTGAAGATTCTGCCAAGATATTCTATGATGAGTATGCACGGCGGCTAGGATTCGTTATGCGAGTGATGTCTTGCCGTCGCTCTGAAAGAGATGGGAAGATTCTTGCTCGCCGGCTTGGATGTAATAAGGAGGGCCACTGTGTTAGCATTCGTGGTAAGTTTGGGCCAGTTAGAAAGCCACGGCCAAGCACAAGGGAAGGTTGTAAGGCAATGATTCATGTAAAATATGATAAGTCTGGAAAATGGGTGATCACAAAATTTGTAAAGGACCATAATCATCCACTTGTGGTGTCCCCACGTGAAGCTCGCCAAACAATG GatgaaaaggataaaaaaatccAGGAATTGACTGCAGAGCTGCGGAATAAGAAACGGTTATGTGCAACATACCAAGAACAGCTAAATGCATTCATGAAAATGGTTGAAGAGCATAGTGAACAGATATCCAAGAAAGTTCAAAATGTAGTTGACAATCTTAAAGAATTTGAGTCCATAGAGCAAGATCTTCTTCGCCATAGATAG